In one Chryseobacterium camelliae genomic region, the following are encoded:
- a CDS encoding ribonucleoside-diphosphate reductase subunit alpha, which yields MEEQSNNIWWLNEESEQMLNRGYLLKGETVEGAIERITTAAAKKLYKPELQPAFKEMITKGWISFSSPVWANMGTQRGLPISCFNVHIPDSIEGITHKMGEVIMQTKIGGGTSGYFGELRNRGTAVTDNGKSSGAVSFMKLFDTAMDVVSQGGVRRGAFAAYLDIDHGDIEEFLSIKDIGSPIQNLFTGVCVPDYWMQDMIDGDMEKRKVWARVLESRQQKGLPYIFFTDNVNRNKPQVYKDLGMPVNASNLCSEIMLPSTREESFICCLSSMNLELYDEWKDTDAVKLAVYFLDAVLTEFIEKTEGNYYLQGARNFAMRHRALGLGVLGYHSYLQKNMIPFESFEATQFNARAFRHIKEQAETASRELANIYGEPELLKGYGLRNTTTMAIAPTTSSSAILGQTSPGIEPFASNYYKAGLAKGNFMRKNKYLAKLLEEKGLDNEETWRTIMLNHGSVQHLKELTDEEKAVFKTFKEISPMEIISQAAQRQQYIDQAQSLNLQIPSTMPVKDVNYLYIEAWKKGVKTLYYQRSSSVSKELMVNFVTCSACEA from the coding sequence ATGGAAGAACAAAGCAACAATATATGGTGGCTCAATGAAGAATCTGAGCAAATGCTTAACAGAGGATATCTTCTAAAAGGAGAAACAGTAGAAGGTGCCATCGAAAGAATCACTACTGCTGCTGCCAAAAAACTATACAAACCTGAGCTTCAGCCGGCATTCAAAGAGATGATCACCAAAGGCTGGATCAGTTTCTCATCTCCTGTCTGGGCAAACATGGGAACACAGAGAGGTCTTCCTATATCTTGTTTCAACGTTCATATTCCGGACAGCATCGAAGGCATCACTCACAAAATGGGTGAAGTAATCATGCAGACCAAAATCGGAGGCGGAACTTCAGGGTATTTCGGAGAACTTCGTAACAGAGGAACTGCCGTTACAGACAACGGAAAATCATCGGGAGCCGTTTCTTTCATGAAGCTTTTTGATACGGCAATGGATGTCGTTTCTCAAGGCGGGGTAAGAAGAGGTGCGTTTGCAGCTTATCTTGATATCGATCACGGGGATATTGAAGAATTCTTATCGATTAAAGACATCGGAAGTCCGATCCAGAACTTATTTACGGGAGTTTGTGTTCCGGATTACTGGATGCAGGATATGATTGACGGTGATATGGAAAAACGTAAAGTTTGGGCAAGAGTGTTGGAAAGCCGCCAACAAAAGGGTCTTCCATACATTTTCTTCACCGATAATGTAAACAGAAACAAGCCTCAGGTTTACAAAGACTTAGGAATGCCTGTAAATGCAAGTAACCTTTGCTCTGAAATCATGCTTCCTTCTACAAGAGAAGAATCGTTTATCTGCTGTTTATCATCAATGAACTTAGAATTATACGACGAATGGAAAGATACGGATGCCGTAAAATTGGCAGTCTATTTCCTTGACGCCGTTTTAACTGAATTCATCGAGAAAACTGAAGGAAACTACTATCTTCAGGGAGCAAGAAACTTCGCTATGCGTCACAGAGCGCTTGGATTGGGAGTTTTAGGATACCATTCTTATTTACAGAAAAATATGATTCCGTTTGAAAGTTTTGAAGCAACCCAATTCAATGCAAGAGCTTTCAGACATATTAAAGAACAGGCAGAAACCGCTTCAAGAGAACTTGCCAACATTTATGGTGAGCCTGAATTATTGAAAGGATATGGATTGAGAAATACCACTACAATGGCTATTGCTCCTACCACTTCAAGTTCTGCCATCTTAGGACAGACTTCTCCGGGAATTGAGCCGTTTGCCTCTAACTATTACAAAGCCGGTCTTGCGAAAGGAAACTTTATGCGTAAGAACAAATATCTAGCAAAATTGTTGGAAGAAAAAGGTCTTGACAACGAAGAAACATGGAGAACCATCATGTTGAATCACGGTTCTGTACAACATTTAAAAGAATTAACAGACGAAGAGAAAGCAGTATTCAAAACATTTAAAGAAATCTCTCCAATGGAGATCATTTCTCAGGCTGCACAAAGACAACAATATATCGACCAGGCTCAATCATTGAACTTACAGATTCCTTCCACGATGCCGGTAAAAGATGTCAACTATCTTTATATTGAAGCATGGAAAAAAGGAGTAAAAACATTATACTATCAAAGAAGTTCTTCAGTTTCTAAAGAACTGATGGTGAATTTTGTTACCTGCTCAGCTTGTGAAGCATAG
- a CDS encoding DUF72 domain-containing protein: protein MKFGQVEDPSQINFTLPKDHPRTKDILKQNKKGLENISIGCAKWNKTDLKGFYPKGTKDELSYYSTQFNSIELNATFYGMPTPEQVQTWKEKTPADFKFFPKITNTVSHFRRLLNIDDVVTQFASAVLNFDEKLGMVFLQLHDNFKPKDYERLEKFVQNWPQEVPLAIELRNTDWFSDEEILNKTCELFEQYNITNIIVDTAGRRDMLHMRLTTPNAFIRYVGANAESDYERLDDWLEHLTKWKKEGLQNLYFFVHQNIEKASPLLSAYFIKKMNEEWKTELKTPQMATENMQTLF, encoded by the coding sequence ATGAAATTCGGACAAGTTGAAGACCCCTCACAAATAAATTTCACTCTGCCAAAAGATCATCCAAGAACAAAAGATATTTTAAAGCAAAATAAAAAAGGCTTGGAAAACATATCCATCGGATGTGCCAAATGGAATAAAACGGATTTAAAAGGTTTTTACCCAAAAGGGACCAAAGACGAGCTTTCTTATTATTCTACACAATTCAATTCAATTGAACTGAATGCCACGTTCTACGGAATGCCAACTCCGGAACAGGTACAGACCTGGAAAGAAAAAACACCGGCAGACTTTAAATTTTTCCCAAAAATCACCAATACGGTTTCCCACTTCAGAAGGTTGCTGAATATTGATGATGTGGTGACACAGTTTGCTTCGGCCGTATTGAATTTTGATGAAAAATTAGGTATGGTTTTTCTTCAGCTTCATGATAATTTTAAGCCTAAAGATTACGAAAGGTTAGAAAAATTTGTTCAAAATTGGCCTCAGGAAGTCCCGTTAGCAATCGAATTAAGAAATACCGACTGGTTCAGTGATGAGGAAATCCTGAATAAAACATGCGAGCTTTTTGAACAGTATAATATTACCAATATCATAGTAGACACGGCCGGAAGACGAGACATGCTTCATATGAGACTCACTACTCCAAACGCTTTTATCAGATATGTAGGAGCCAATGCAGAAAGCGACTATGAAAGACTGGACGACTGGTTGGAGCATCTTACAAAGTGGAAAAAAGAAGGACTTCAGAATCTTTACTTCTTTGTGCATCAAAACATTGAAAAAGCATCCCCTCTCTTATCTGCTTATTTTATAAAAAAAATGAACGAAGAGTGGAAAACCGAACTCAAAACACCACAAATGGCAACTGAAAATATGCAAACGCTTTTTTAG
- a CDS encoding HD domain-containing protein encodes MNNLIDNTIQFVKEKLEGAEAGHDWFHIERVWKLSKKIAEKEVCNVEVVELSALLHDIADPKFHNGDETLALKISREFLESQNTPENIIEQVVFVIKNISFKNRGEAPENLPVELKIVQDADRIDAIGAIGIGRTFNFGGFKNNPMYDPNIQPSLNMSKEEYKRSNGTTINHFYEKLLLLKDLMNTSEGKKIAEERHNFMLGFLDQFYKEWNVD; translated from the coding sequence ATGAATAATTTAATTGATAACACGATACAATTTGTAAAAGAAAAACTGGAAGGAGCAGAGGCAGGGCACGATTGGTTCCATATTGAAAGAGTGTGGAAGCTTTCCAAAAAAATTGCTGAGAAAGAAGTGTGTAACGTTGAGGTTGTTGAGCTTTCCGCCTTGTTGCATGATATTGCAGATCCTAAATTCCATAATGGAGATGAAACGTTGGCTTTGAAAATTTCCCGCGAATTTTTAGAAAGTCAGAATACTCCTGAAAATATCATTGAACAGGTTGTATTTGTGATCAAGAACATTTCATTTAAGAATAGAGGTGAAGCTCCTGAAAACCTTCCTGTCGAGCTTAAAATCGTTCAGGATGCAGACCGAATTGATGCTATCGGAGCGATAGGAATAGGAAGAACGTTTAATTTCGGTGGCTTTAAAAATAACCCGATGTACGATCCCAATATCCAGCCGAGTCTCAATATGTCTAAGGAAGAATATAAAAGATCTAACGGAACAACCATTAACCACTTCTATGAAAAACTTCTTTTGCTGAAAGACCTTATGAATACATCTGAAGGGAAGAAAATAGCAGAAGAAAGGCATAATTTTATGCTCGGGTTTCTTGACCAGTTTTATAAAGAATGGAATGTTGATTAG
- a CDS encoding alpha/beta fold hydrolase — MEKIILKTEDGVDLAIHVFIPEKSNHKVLLINSATGVKQQIYFSFAHFLAEQGFTVITYDYAGIGLSKPLKMKNFKASMRTWGTKDFKALTNYLQKEFSTYTKYCLGHSVGALILGMNQDAEMFKEFVFVGTQNAFVGNLKWQTRAEAFFGFGVAQPLFTELLGYFPANWFGLGESLPKNCAYDWRTLILNKKSTNKLLDKIEDYSKKLTQKVFVIRAEDDVWLTEKGVRSLLEDTYSNLKPTYRIVKVSESEKGEIGHVNFFRSYNKKLWEIILKELVHE; from the coding sequence ATGGAAAAAATTATTCTTAAAACTGAGGACGGTGTAGATTTAGCTATTCATGTTTTTATTCCTGAAAAAAGCAACCATAAGGTTTTGCTGATCAATTCGGCGACAGGAGTAAAACAGCAGATTTATTTTTCTTTTGCTCATTTTCTGGCAGAACAAGGTTTTACCGTGATTACTTATGATTATGCAGGGATCGGTCTTTCAAAGCCTTTAAAAATGAAGAATTTTAAAGCTTCCATGAGAACCTGGGGAACGAAAGATTTTAAAGCGCTTACCAATTATCTGCAGAAAGAATTTTCGACGTATACGAAATATTGTCTGGGACATTCTGTCGGTGCTTTGATTTTAGGAATGAATCAGGATGCTGAGATGTTTAAGGAATTTGTTTTTGTAGGCACTCAAAATGCTTTTGTCGGCAATTTAAAATGGCAAACCAGGGCAGAAGCGTTTTTCGGATTTGGAGTGGCACAACCTCTCTTTACCGAGCTTTTGGGGTATTTCCCGGCAAATTGGTTTGGTTTAGGAGAAAGTCTCCCAAAAAATTGCGCTTATGACTGGAGAACCTTAATTTTGAACAAGAAATCTACCAACAAATTGTTGGATAAAATAGAGGACTATTCTAAAAAATTAACACAAAAAGTATTTGTAATCCGCGCAGAAGATGATGTATGGCTTACTGAAAAAGGGGTGAGAAGTCTATTGGAAGATACGTATTCCAATCTTAAACCAACGTATAGAATTGTGAAGGTATCCGAATCGGAAAAAGGAGAAATAGGGCATGTTAATTTTTTCAGAAGTTATAATAAAAAACTTTGGGAAATTATTTTAAAAGAACTGGTACATGAATAA
- a CDS encoding DUF4241 domain-containing protein — MTHLENIQKLFSKNFVESPLLESFEVGKIYLSSGKLVSCDPLITNDMQPFSTEFPKGDFSVLLHKERESNCVAYAEIIFSNSEISEWKMATTVGQNVKDLAEGEVFGYPVESGMGCFMDVDTQNHLNELEQKLYKSKGVDFMGIYEEFFHEHFFDENGAIDQYAFLKPSEEHPGTIFAFETGYGEGFYASYIGYGKNGEPVKIVTEFIEVLVS, encoded by the coding sequence ATGACACACCTAGAAAATATACAAAAACTATTCTCAAAAAACTTCGTGGAAAGTCCTTTACTGGAAAGCTTCGAAGTAGGGAAGATCTATCTTTCAAGCGGAAAGCTGGTGTCTTGTGATCCTTTGATTACGAATGATATGCAGCCTTTCTCAACGGAATTTCCAAAAGGGGATTTTTCTGTTTTATTGCATAAAGAAAGGGAGAGCAATTGTGTGGCGTATGCCGAAATTATTTTCAGTAATTCAGAAATTTCTGAATGGAAAATGGCGACAACGGTTGGACAAAATGTAAAAGATTTAGCCGAGGGAGAAGTTTTTGGATATCCTGTAGAAAGCGGAATGGGTTGTTTTATGGATGTTGACACCCAAAACCATCTTAATGAGTTGGAGCAGAAATTATACAAAAGCAAAGGCGTGGATTTCATGGGGATTTATGAAGAGTTTTTCCATGAACATTTCTTTGATGAAAACGGTGCGATAGATCAGTATGCATTCTTAAAACCCTCAGAAGAGCATCCGGGAACTATTTTTGCCTTTGAAACAGGATATGGAGAAGGATTTTATGCGAGTTATATAGGATATGGCAAAAACGGGGAACCTGTAAAAATTGTAACCGAGTTTATAGAAGTGCTTGTAAGTTAA
- a CDS encoding GIY-YIG nuclease family protein, translating into MKQYFVYILKCSDNSYYTGITNNLEVRLAQHQSGKYPESYTHKRRPVELVFFCEFNDVLQAIAFEKQVKGWSRKKKEAIINDNWEN; encoded by the coding sequence ATGAAACAGTATTTCGTATATATTTTAAAATGTTCAGACAATTCTTATTATACAGGGATTACAAATAACCTTGAAGTGAGGTTAGCTCAGCATCAGTCTGGGAAATACCCCGAAAGTTATACTCATAAAAGAAGACCTGTTGAGCTTGTCTTCTTTTGTGAATTTAATGATGTACTTCAAGCCATAGCATTTGAAAAACAAGTGAAAGGGTGGAGCAGGAAAAAGAAAGAAGCAATTATAAATGATAATTGGGAAAATTAA
- a CDS encoding valine--tRNA ligase: MQISEKYNPQETEQKWYNYWLENKYFHSEPNDKPPYTVVIPPPNVTGILHMGHMLNNTLQDVLVRRARMQGFNACWIPGTDHASIATEAKVVAKLKSEGVSKSDITREEFLKHAWDWTDKYGGTILEQLKKLGCSCDWDRTRFTMEPKLSQQVIKSFVDLYNKGLIYRGYRMVNWDPEAKTNISDEEVIFKEQNGKLYFLKYKIEGSEEFLSVATTRPETIFGDTAVCINPNDERYAHLKGKKVIVPIVDRVIPIIEDEYVDIEFGTGALKITPAHDINDYEIGQKHNLQMIDALDDDGNLNDYGLHYAGKNRFDVRKQIAKELEEKDLLLKAEDYVNKVGTSERTGAVIEPKVSVQWFLKMSEIAKPALDVVMDDEVKFYPEKFKNTYKYWMENIRDWNISRQLWWGQQIPAYYYGEGENDFVVAENIEEALELAKQKTGNPKLETSNLKQDEDALDTWFSSWLWPMSVFDGLFDPENKDINYYYPTSDLVTGPDIIFFWVARMIMAGLEYRKEVPFKNVYFTGIVRDKQRRKMSKSLGNSPDPLELMDKYGADGVRVGILLSSAAGNDLLFDEDLMLQGRNFMTKIWSAFRLINMWNHEDKPANTTETETIEWFENKLNKTIVEINDQFEKFRISDALHLIYKLIWDDFCAWYLEAIKPNYGEGISKEVYYKTIYFFEELMKLLHPFMPFLTEELWQTISERSVEGALIIAQQKKAEAFDETIIKNFDAAAEIISGVRNYRQTKGISPREAAEVYTNASEFANESVIKKLANVSEIHFGTKTDKPSFTFLVGATEISIPLSENLDLGEEKIKTEEELKYLKGFLISVDKKLSNEKFVANAKPEIVEVERKKQKDALDKIAILEEKLKSL; encoded by the coding sequence ATGCAGATTTCAGAAAAGTACAATCCACAGGAAACAGAACAAAAGTGGTACAATTACTGGTTGGAAAACAAATATTTCCACTCAGAGCCGAATGACAAGCCGCCTTACACTGTTGTAATTCCTCCGCCGAACGTTACGGGGATCTTACACATGGGGCATATGCTGAACAATACCCTTCAAGATGTTCTGGTTCGTCGTGCAAGAATGCAGGGCTTCAATGCTTGCTGGATTCCGGGAACAGATCACGCTTCAATTGCTACTGAAGCTAAAGTTGTTGCTAAACTGAAATCAGAAGGGGTCAGCAAATCTGATATTACCCGCGAAGAATTCTTAAAACACGCATGGGACTGGACTGATAAATACGGAGGGACGATTCTTGAGCAGTTGAAAAAACTAGGTTGCTCTTGCGATTGGGACAGAACCCGCTTCACTATGGAACCTAAGCTTTCTCAGCAGGTAATAAAATCTTTTGTTGATCTTTATAATAAAGGACTGATTTATCGTGGATACAGAATGGTGAACTGGGATCCTGAAGCGAAAACCAATATTTCTGATGAAGAGGTAATCTTTAAGGAACAAAACGGAAAATTATATTTCCTGAAATATAAAATCGAAGGTTCGGAAGAATTCCTTTCGGTGGCTACAACACGTCCTGAAACGATTTTCGGGGATACTGCCGTTTGTATCAATCCTAATGATGAGAGATACGCTCATCTGAAAGGTAAAAAAGTTATCGTGCCGATTGTTGACAGAGTTATTCCGATCATTGAAGACGAATATGTTGATATTGAATTCGGAACGGGAGCGTTGAAAATTACGCCTGCTCACGACATCAATGACTACGAAATCGGGCAAAAACACAATCTTCAGATGATTGATGCTTTGGATGATGACGGAAATCTGAACGATTACGGTTTACATTATGCCGGGAAAAACAGATTTGATGTAAGAAAACAAATCGCAAAAGAATTAGAAGAAAAAGATCTTTTACTGAAAGCGGAAGATTATGTAAATAAAGTAGGAACATCTGAGAGAACAGGTGCGGTTATTGAGCCGAAAGTTTCCGTTCAGTGGTTCTTAAAAATGTCTGAAATTGCAAAACCTGCTTTGGATGTTGTAATGGATGATGAGGTTAAATTTTATCCGGAGAAGTTTAAAAATACCTACAAATACTGGATGGAAAACATCCGCGACTGGAATATTTCCCGTCAGCTTTGGTGGGGACAGCAAATTCCTGCGTATTATTATGGTGAAGGAGAAAATGATTTCGTAGTTGCAGAAAATATTGAAGAAGCATTAGAACTTGCGAAGCAAAAAACCGGAAACCCGAAACTCGAAACTTCGAATCTAAAACAAGACGAAGATGCTCTTGACACATGGTTCTCATCTTGGTTGTGGCCAATGTCAGTTTTCGACGGATTGTTTGATCCTGAAAATAAAGACATCAATTATTATTATCCTACTTCTGATTTGGTAACAGGTCCGGATATTATCTTCTTCTGGGTTGCCAGAATGATTATGGCGGGATTGGAATACAGAAAAGAAGTTCCGTTCAAGAATGTTTATTTTACAGGAATTGTAAGAGATAAGCAGAGAAGAAAGATGTCAAAATCTTTAGGAAATTCACCGGATCCGCTGGAATTGATGGATAAATATGGAGCAGACGGAGTCCGTGTAGGAATTTTATTAAGCTCTGCTGCCGGAAATGACCTTCTTTTTGATGAAGATCTGATGCTTCAGGGAAGAAATTTCATGACGAAAATATGGAGTGCATTCCGTTTGATCAATATGTGGAATCATGAAGACAAACCTGCCAATACAACAGAAACAGAAACGATCGAATGGTTTGAAAATAAATTAAATAAAACGATTGTTGAGATTAATGATCAGTTTGAGAAATTCAGAATTTCTGATGCGTTACATTTGATTTATAAATTGATTTGGGACGATTTCTGTGCCTGGTATCTGGAAGCGATTAAACCAAACTACGGAGAAGGGATTTCTAAAGAGGTGTATTATAAAACAATCTACTTCTTTGAGGAATTGATGAAGCTATTGCATCCTTTCATGCCTTTCTTAACAGAAGAATTGTGGCAGACCATTTCTGAAAGAAGTGTTGAAGGTGCGTTAATTATCGCTCAGCAGAAAAAAGCAGAAGCATTTGATGAGACGATCATTAAAAACTTTGATGCTGCGGCAGAAATTATTTCAGGAGTTAGAAATTACCGTCAGACAAAAGGAATTTCGCCAAGAGAAGCTGCTGAAGTGTACACCAATGCTTCAGAATTTGCAAACGAATCTGTTATTAAAAAATTAGCAAACGTTTCTGAAATTCATTTTGGTACGAAAACTGATAAACCTAGTTTTACATTCCTGGTTGGAGCAACGGAAATTTCCATTCCTTTAAGTGAAAATTTAGACTTGGGAGAAGAAAAAATCAAGACGGAAGAAGAATTGAAATATTTAAAAGGATTCCTGATCTCTGTGGATAAAAAGCTTTCAAACGAAAAGTTTGTGGCCAATGCCAAACCAGAAATTGTAGAAGTAGAGCGTAAAAAGCAAAAAGATGCGCTTGATAAAATTGCGATTTTGGAAGAGAAGCTGAAAAGTTTGTAG
- a CDS encoding DUF1573 domain-containing protein, with translation MKKLIAGIALFGTFAIASAQTITFDKTTYDYGMIKPGSDGTRFFTVTNTGDKPLIISNVKPSCGCTTPEFSQDPILPGKSAKIKVGYNTATPAPFNKMIEVFSNDPVNSRSVIYIKGDVNANAPDPKPLTPAELKEKEKAEKKAAKIAKKEAKKAANTAAQK, from the coding sequence ATGAAAAAATTAATTGCAGGAATTGCATTATTTGGAACATTTGCTATTGCATCTGCTCAGACTATTACATTTGATAAAACTACTTACGATTACGGTATGATTAAGCCAGGTTCTGACGGAACAAGATTCTTTACAGTAACGAACACTGGTGATAAGCCTTTGATTATTTCAAACGTAAAACCATCTTGCGGATGTACCACTCCGGAATTCAGCCAGGATCCGATTTTACCTGGAAAGTCTGCTAAAATCAAAGTAGGTTACAATACAGCTACTCCAGCTCCTTTCAACAAAATGATCGAAGTATTTTCTAACGACCCTGTAAACAGCAGAAGCGTAATTTACATTAAAGGGGACGTAAATGCAAACGCTCCGGATCCAAAACCATTAACTCCTGCTGAATTAAAAGAAAAGGAAAAAGCTGAAAAAAAAGCAGCTAAAATTGCTAAAAAAGAGGCTAAGAAGGCAGCAAACACTGCAGCGCAAAAATAA
- a CDS encoding PPK2 family polyphosphate kinase gives MDINFSDDFLIKGNFSIKKVSTEYKGKLTKEEGEQLLILEKEKLRELQEKLYSDGSQSLLVVLQAMDAAGKDSLIEHVFGGVNPQGCNVTSFKTPSSKEYSHDFLWRQYLALPQKGIIGIFNRSHYESVLVCKVHPEYNLSEKTWKSVKDFDNKFWENRYESIRNFEKHLSQNGTTIIKIFLNVSKNEQKKRFLDRIDEQEKNWKFSLGDLPERALFDQYMKCYEEAINETSKEYAPWYVLPADDKWFARVAAIQIIIDTLEKMNLKYPKLSEKDRQGLQEAKKQLENE, from the coding sequence ATGGACATCAATTTCTCTGACGATTTTCTCATTAAAGGAAATTTTTCCATCAAAAAAGTTTCAACAGAATATAAGGGAAAACTAACTAAAGAAGAAGGGGAACAACTGTTGATTCTTGAAAAAGAAAAGCTCCGAGAGCTTCAGGAAAAACTGTATTCAGATGGAAGCCAGTCTCTTCTGGTTGTTCTTCAGGCTATGGATGCTGCCGGAAAAGACAGTTTAATAGAACATGTTTTTGGAGGAGTAAATCCGCAAGGCTGCAATGTGACAAGTTTTAAAACGCCAAGTTCAAAGGAATATTCTCACGATTTTTTATGGAGACAATATTTAGCATTACCACAAAAGGGAATAATAGGCATTTTTAACCGTTCGCATTACGAAAGTGTTTTGGTATGCAAAGTACATCCTGAATATAATTTAAGTGAAAAAACATGGAAATCCGTAAAAGATTTTGACAATAAATTCTGGGAAAACCGTTACGAAAGCATTCGTAATTTTGAAAAACACCTTTCTCAAAACGGGACCACCATTATCAAAATATTCTTAAATGTTTCTAAAAACGAGCAAAAGAAAAGATTTCTCGACAGAATTGATGAGCAGGAAAAAAACTGGAAATTCTCCTTAGGAGACCTTCCGGAAAGAGCTTTATTTGATCAATACATGAAATGCTACGAAGAAGCCATTAACGAAACTTCAAAAGAGTATGCACCGTGGTATGTTTTACCGGCAGATGATAAATGGTTTGCCAGAGTAGCAGCGATTCAAATCATTATTGATACTTTGGAAAAAATGAATTTAAAATATCCTAAGCTTTCAGAAAAAGACAGACAGGGTTTGCAGGAAGCAAAGA